Proteins encoded by one window of Dreissena polymorpha isolate Duluth1 chromosome 11, UMN_Dpol_1.0, whole genome shotgun sequence:
- the LOC127850885 gene encoding arg8-vasotocin receptor-like has translation MTTFFTSHYADLLAKTCLPLSANDLYLYLYFCYYLGLLFVVPAIIMCCTYGLSCYGLWRSTQITMTLQGKKRDVVVKKSEGGAVQSKTTPKEQDDVTSRRRVIKLLILIVVIYIISWGTPLIAQLYAAFVNVDDSKIVRLVSDSLTFLSSSVNPYLFMIMSSKFVPKDHPCLRLCRRRRALTYSKAKGSSVSMTTATTSATNGRDEYANYS, from the exons ACCTTCTTTACAAGCCATTACGCGGACTTGCTTGCAAAGACTTGCCTGCCCCTCTCTGCCAACGATTTGTATCTTTACCTGTATTTTTGCTATTACCTGGGGTTGTTGTTCGTTGTGCCAGCGATCATCATGTGCTGTACGTACGGCCTCAGCTGCTACGGGCTCTGGCGCAGCACTCAGATCACAATGACTCTGCAAGGCAAAAAGCG GGACGTAGTGGTGAAGAAGAGTGAAGGAGGCGCGGTGCAGAGCAAAACAACCCCAAAGGAACAAGATGACGTTACCTCACGAAGGAGG gtcatcaAGCTACTGATCTTGATTGTCGTGATCTACATAATCAGTTGGGGGACTCCGCTAATTGCCCAGCTCTATGCTGCGTTTGTGAACGTCGACGACAGCAAAATCGTTCGCCTTGTCAGCGACTCTCTCACCTTCTTGAGCAGTTCCGTCAATCCGTACCTGTTTATGATTATGTCATC GAAATTCGTGCCGAAGGATCATCCGTGTTTGAGGCTATGCCGCCGACGTCGAGCTCTGACGTATTCCAAAGCAAAAGGGTCCTCCGTCTCGATGACTACAGCCACGACATCCGCCACGAACGGACGCGACGAGTACGCTAATTACAGCTAG